A region of Vitis vinifera cultivar Pinot Noir 40024 chromosome 15, ASM3070453v1 DNA encodes the following proteins:
- the LOC109122201 gene encoding uncharacterized mitochondrial protein AtMg00810 has protein sequence MEPNAKMCEHEGKDLKDATMYRQLVGSLLYLTLTRPDISYAVGVMSRSMQNPKKPHLEAIRRILRHVKGTIDYGLLYKKGKDYKLVGYCDADYAGDHDTRRSTTGYVFMLGSGAISWCSKRQPTVSLSTMEVEY, from the coding sequence ATGGAACCAAATGCCAAGATGTGTGAACACGAAGGCAAAGACTTGAAAGATGCAACAATGTATCGACAATTGGTGGGTAGTTTGCTTTACTTAACTTTAACTAGACCCGATATCTCTTATGCAGTTGGTGTGATGAGTCGATCCATGCAAAATCCAAAGAAGCCTCATTTGGAAGCAATTCGACGAATTTTGAGACATGTGAAGGGTACAATTGATTATGGTCTATTGTACAAGAAAGGTAAAGATTACAAGCTAGTTGGCTACTGTGATGCTGATTATGCAGGAGATCACGACACCCGCAGATCAACTACCGGGTATGTGTTTATGCTTGGATCAGGAGCAATTTCTTGGTGTAGCAAGAGACAACCGACAGTATCTCTGTCAACAATGGAGGTAGAGTACTGA